In Microbacterium terrisoli, the genomic stretch TGATCGTGTTCGTCGTGCTGAACACCGTGATCAATTACTTCGGCATCACTCTCACCGCGCGCGTGAACAAGTACATGCTCGTGGCCGAGCTCATCGTCCTGGCGATCTTCCTCGCGGTCGGCATCTGGGCCGTCGCATCCGGCCGCGGCCACTTCAGCTTCGAGGCGTTCTTCAATCCGCACACCTTCACGTTCGCGGTGGTTTTCGGCGCGGCATCCATCGCCGTTCTGTCGTTCCTCGGATTCGACGCTATCTCGACCCTCGCCGAAGAGAACGCGGGCACCAGCAAGCAGCTCGGCCGCTCGATGGTGTTCTCGCTGCTGATCGTCGGCGCGCTGTTCGTGGTGCAGACGTGGGTGGCCGCGATGCTCGTCGAAGACCCTTCGACCCTCATCGCGAAGGGGGATGTCGCCGGCACCGCGTTCTACGATGCGGCGGCATTCGCGGGCGGACCGTGGCTGGGCGTGCTCACCGCGGTCGCGACGGCGATCGCGTGGGGCTTCGCCGACGCCATGGTCGCCCAGGCGGCCACGAGCCGCCTGCTGTTCGCGATGGCCCGCGATCGTCAGCTGCCGAAGTTCCTGCGGCAGGTGAACCGCAAGCACAAGGTGCCCACCAACGCGACGTTCCTCGTGGCGGCGATCTCGCTGGCGATCGGCATCCCGCTGGCGTCGCTGCCCGACGGGCTCACCGTGATCTCGTCGCTGGTCAACTTCGGCGCCCTGACCGCATTTCTGATGCTGAACGTCGCCGTCGTGTGGTGGTTCGTCGTCAAGCACCGTTCGCGGCGCTGGTTCCTGCACCTGGTCTTCCCGGTGCTGGGCTTCCTCGTGCTCATCGCCGTCGTGTGGAACGCACAGGTGGCCGCGCAGACGCTCGGCTTCATCTGGCTGGCGCTGGGCATCGTGCTCGCCATCATCCTCGGTCTGAGGGGACGGCTGCGCGACCCGCTGTCGATGCAGGCGGCTGAGTCCGCAGAGGCCGAAGACGACGCGCACGACGCCGAGAAGTGATCGAGGAGAAGGTCCCCATGAGCATCCATGAACTGAGGCCGGCGGCGACCGACTACGCGTATGTGTTCGGAGGCACCGAGCCGAAACTGCAGATCCGGTCCGGTGACATCGTGGAGGTCAGCACCGAGGACTGTTTCGGCGGGCGGGTCCGCTCGGCACAGGACCGGCCCAGCGAGGTCTGCGACTTCGAGAAGCTGAACCCTGTGAGCGGGCCGATCGCCGTGGAGGGCGCCGAACCCGGCGACATGCTGGCGGTGCACTTCATCGACATCCGGCCGTCGCGGCCGAGCGCGGTGTCGGTGACGTTCCCCTATTTCGGGGCACTGACCTCAAGCCACGAGACTCCTACTCTGCAACAACCGCTCGAAGAGCGCGTATGGTTCTACGACCTCGATCTGGACCGCTGGACCGCGCACTTCCGTGCGCACACATCGGAGTACGAGCTGGAACTCCCGCTGGACCCGATGCACGGCGTCGTGGGCGTGGCGCCGTCCGGCGGCGAGGTGCGACTCGTGGTCACTCCGTCATCACACGGGGGAAACATGGACTCCCCCGAGGTGCGCCGCGGCACGACGCTGTATCTGCCGGTCAACGTCGCCGGCGCCATGCTCGCCCTCGGCGACGGACATGCGCGTCAGGGCGAAGGCGAGGTCATCGGCACTGGTCTGGAATGCGCCATGAATTCGGTCATCGCGGTCGAGCTCGTAAAGGCCGCAGCGCCTGCCTGGCCACGCTACGAGAACGACGACTTCGTCATGAGCACGGGATCTGTGCGCCCGCTGGAAGACGCGTTCCGGCTGAGCCAGAAAGACCTCGTCGAGTGGACGGCGTCGCTGACCGGCATGGATCTGCTGGACGCATACCAGCTTGTCAGCCAGCTCGGTCTGGCGCCTGCCGCGAACGTCTGCGACCCCAATTACACGATGGTCGCGAAGCTGCCGAAGTGGGCGCTGAGGGATGCTGAGGCCTACGGCGGTGCCCACCGAAGGCTGCGTGCGGCCGCGGACGCATACCGAACAGACCACGGCACCAGCTGACACGGCGCCGAGCTGGGTCGAACTCAGACCGACTCCGTACCCGAGGCGCAATGCACCGTTGCGCGCACTCAAATCTTGATGCTCCACGCGCATCAAGACGTGAGCGTGCGCGGCGTGTCATCCGCGGTTCGCGTCATCCGTCATTCAGTCGGCACGTTTCACGGTCTTGACCCGCTGGCGGCGGTGAATCGCGTCGACCGAACGAGCCACCCGAAATTCAGTCGGCACGATTTACGGGTTCGACCGGAACGGTAAATAGCGCCGACTCAACCCCGCACGGGATGCCCGCAGCCAGCCGCCGTGAGGCAGAGCACGGCGCGCCGTCAGGCGGCGTACCGCCCCGACGCGATCGCCCGGGCGCGCTTCTTCTCGGCCTCCTCTTCGCGATTCTTCGGCGGGGTGGTGGCCACGAGCGCGTCGAGCAGGTGCTGTGTCGCGTGGGCGATCTCGGCGACGGCATGATCGAACGCGTCTTGGTTCGCCTTCGAGGGCTTGGTCGTCCCGGCGATCTTGCGCACATACTGCAGTGCGGCCGCCTGCACCTCGTCGGAAGTGGCTGCCGGTTCGAAGTTGTGCAGCGTGTGGATGTTTCGGCACATGCCGCACACGCTACGCGAAGCGGCATCCATCTTCCAGTGGCCGGCCCGTCGCTCCTGCAGGGTTCACGAATCCACGACGATTAGAGTCAGGATGCCGCAGCCGCACGCACACGAAGAGGAGCGTCATGCCACGCAGACTGATCGCGGGAATCGTCCTTGCCGCTTTGTGGCTCGCCTCCGGCTGGTTGCCCTACGGCCTGACGACGATCGGCGGTTCGGCCTCGACGCTGGCGCGGCTGGTCCCCTCGCCGATGCGCGGCGGATTCTTCTCAGCCCCGTTGGGATGGGCGGTCGTGCTGTACGTGACCGCGATGCTGCTGATCGTGGTCGCGTACGCCGCGATCTCGTCCTGGTTCGCGCGCGGCGGACGGGTGCCGTTCGCCCCCGGATGGCTGGCGGCGATCCTCACCGGATTCGTGCTGGGCGCGGTGCTCGACCTCGGCAACCTCATCGCGTGGACGGCACGGATGGGCATCGGCGGCGCGATCGGAACGATGGGAACGGCAGCCCTCACGGTCTTCTGGGCGCTGGTCGTGGGGTGGATCCCCGCCCTCGTCGTCGCGCTCGGCGTCCGCCGCCGTGCGGAGTCCGCGGTGACGACACCGAATGCTGCGGCATTCGACGAGTCCCTACCGGCGGCAGGCGCCCTCGAGACCTCGGGGATCGCCGGCCCGGACCGCACGCCGACAGCCGCCGCACCCGCGAGCACGTCCGCGCGCACCACGAGCGTCCTCATCGTGAGCGCGCTGGCCGTGGTCGCCGCCGTCGCCCTTCCGCTCGTCGACCAGGGCGCGCACGCCGCGACCCAGGCGCAACTGCGCCAGCAGCAGGCGACGTCGCAGGCCGAGGCATCCGCCAACGCCGACCCCGGGGGCGCGGCGCCTCGCGATCCGAACGCCGTCGGAGACCCGGTGCCCACTGTCGCGACCTCGACCACTCCCCTGCCCGCCGACGCGTGCACGCCCGAGAATTCCACGCTGCTCGCGCCGGGGTCGGATGCCGCGACCGGCCACCGCCTGCAGACTTTGCAGCTGGTGAACAACACCGACAGCGCCTGCACGGTGACGGGGTATCCCGATGTGGCGTTTGCAGATCAGAACGGCCACCTGCTGCCGGTGACCGTCGAGCATGGCAGCTCGTTCATGGCCACCGACCCGGGTCCTTCGACCATCACCGTCAAGCCCGGTGAGTCGGTGCATGCAGGGATCGGGTGGGACGCGAACTCCATGCAGGGTCAGCTCGCCGCGCGCACCCTCTGGGCGGCGCCCCAGCCCGGCGCCACGCGCGTGTCGTGGCCGGTCGTGCTCGACATCGTCGCGGGCACGACCGTGCACGTGACGGCCTGGGAGACGCGGGCGCCCGCCGCCGGCTGAGGCGGTGCGGCACCGACCCGGCAGTTGAGGCGGGATGCCGTCACCTCGGCACGGCCTGCGGGCGGTGGTGCGCGACACGGCCGGATGCGGCGACGATCGACTGT encodes the following:
- a CDS encoding APC family permease gives rise to the protein MTPTPDADPNPSAAGIADHADAIEQFGYKQELKRTLTFSDLLIYGLIFMVPIAPFAIFGSVFQQSGGMVALAYIIAMVGMMFSANSYAQMAQAFPMTGSVFTYVGRGTHRGAGFVAGWMILLDYILVPALLYLAAALAMASFVPDVPVWAWVIVFVVLNTVINYFGITLTARVNKYMLVAELIVLAIFLAVGIWAVASGRGHFSFEAFFNPHTFTFAVVFGAASIAVLSFLGFDAISTLAEENAGTSKQLGRSMVFSLLIVGALFVVQTWVAAMLVEDPSTLIAKGDVAGTAFYDAAAFAGGPWLGVLTAVATAIAWGFADAMVAQAATSRLLFAMARDRQLPKFLRQVNRKHKVPTNATFLVAAISLAIGIPLASLPDGLTVISSLVNFGALTAFLMLNVAVVWWFVVKHRSRRWFLHLVFPVLGFLVLIAVVWNAQVAAQTLGFIWLALGIVLAIILGLRGRLRDPLSMQAAESAEAEDDAHDAEK
- a CDS encoding acetamidase/formamidase family protein encodes the protein MSIHELRPAATDYAYVFGGTEPKLQIRSGDIVEVSTEDCFGGRVRSAQDRPSEVCDFEKLNPVSGPIAVEGAEPGDMLAVHFIDIRPSRPSAVSVTFPYFGALTSSHETPTLQQPLEERVWFYDLDLDRWTAHFRAHTSEYELELPLDPMHGVVGVAPSGGEVRLVVTPSSHGGNMDSPEVRRGTTLYLPVNVAGAMLALGDGHARQGEGEVIGTGLECAMNSVIAVELVKAAAPAWPRYENDDFVMSTGSVRPLEDAFRLSQKDLVEWTASLTGMDLLDAYQLVSQLGLAPAANVCDPNYTMVAKLPKWALRDAEAYGGAHRRLRAAADAYRTDHGTS
- a CDS encoding DUF2277 domain-containing protein, encoding MCRNIHTLHNFEPAATSDEVQAAALQYVRKIAGTTKPSKANQDAFDHAVAEIAHATQHLLDALVATTPPKNREEEAEKKRARAIASGRYAA
- a CDS encoding DUF4232 domain-containing protein, coding for MPRRLIAGIVLAALWLASGWLPYGLTTIGGSASTLARLVPSPMRGGFFSAPLGWAVVLYVTAMLLIVVAYAAISSWFARGGRVPFAPGWLAAILTGFVLGAVLDLGNLIAWTARMGIGGAIGTMGTAALTVFWALVVGWIPALVVALGVRRRAESAVTTPNAAAFDESLPAAGALETSGIAGPDRTPTAAAPASTSARTTSVLIVSALAVVAAVALPLVDQGAHAATQAQLRQQQATSQAEASANADPGGAAPRDPNAVGDPVPTVATSTTPLPADACTPENSTLLAPGSDAATGHRLQTLQLVNNTDSACTVTGYPDVAFADQNGHLLPVTVEHGSSFMATDPGPSTITVKPGESVHAGIGWDANSMQGQLAARTLWAAPQPGATRVSWPVVLDIVAGTTVHVTAWETRAPAAG